A part of Aquibium oceanicum genomic DNA contains:
- the ccmD gene encoding heme exporter protein CcmD — translation MTHALYVAAAYGISAIAIVAMIAGALLDQRARKTELAELEASGVRRRSERAREDKA, via the coding sequence ATGACCCATGCGCTCTACGTCGCCGCCGCCTACGGCATTTCGGCGATCGCAATCGTCGCGATGATCGCCGGGGCGCTCCTCGATCAGCGGGCGCGCAAGACCGAACTCGCGGAACTCGAGGCGAGCGGCGTGCGCCGCCGGTCCGAGCGCGCGCGGGAGGACAAAGCTTGA
- the ccmB gene encoding heme exporter protein CcmB, translating into MLALYVRDVRLGIRAGGGALVGILFFLAVVAVIPFGVGPDLNLLARIGPAILWIGALLASLLGLDRLFQADRDDGSLDLLIMSGGRHLLALAVLVKCLAHWTASVLPLVIAAPLLGLFMNMDPVGIGAATLTLLFGTPAIAFIGAAGAAVAVSLPRGGLLVSVLVLPLVIPVLIFGVSASYGAVTEPDPFLPPFLLMVALTMFFAVLGPLAAAAALRWSAD; encoded by the coding sequence ATGCTGGCCCTCTATGTCCGCGACGTGCGGCTCGGTATCCGCGCCGGCGGCGGGGCGCTGGTTGGCATCCTGTTCTTCCTCGCGGTCGTGGCGGTGATCCCCTTCGGCGTCGGGCCGGACCTGAATCTGCTTGCGCGCATCGGCCCGGCGATCCTGTGGATCGGCGCGCTGCTCGCCAGCCTGCTCGGGCTCGACCGCCTGTTCCAGGCCGACCGCGACGACGGTTCGCTCGATCTCCTGATCATGAGCGGCGGACGGCATCTGCTCGCGCTGGCGGTGCTGGTGAAATGTCTCGCGCACTGGACGGCAAGCGTCCTGCCGCTGGTGATCGCCGCGCCGCTCCTCGGGCTCTTCATGAACATGGACCCGGTCGGCATCGGCGCGGCCACTCTGACGCTGCTCTTCGGCACCCCGGCCATCGCCTTCATCGGCGCGGCCGGGGCCGCGGTCGCGGTCTCCCTGCCGCGCGGCGGGCTGCTGGTTTCGGTGCTGGTGCTGCCGCTGGTCATACCCGTGCTGATCTTCGGCGTGTCGGCGAGCTATGGCGCTGTGACCGAGCCGGACCCGTTCCTGCCGCCGTTCCTGCTGATGGTGGCACTGACCATGTTCTTCGCGGTGCTCGGCCCGCTGGCCGCGGCGGCCGCCCTGCGGTGGTCGGCGGACTGA
- a CDS encoding DsbE family thiol:disulfide interchange protein — MSVEESPRKSRSWIVFIPLVAFLVLSGLFLAQLMSGRDTSTIPSALIGQAAPPTDLPPLEGAGVPGFTNADLASEVTLVNVWASWCAPCRQEHPLLMQLAGDDRFRIVGLNYKDDPANARRFLGELGSPYDAIGVDGNGRTAINWGVYGVPETFLVGRDGTILWKHVGPFTAESVESELMPQIEKALAEPTPGA; from the coding sequence TTGAGCGTCGAGGAAAGCCCGCGGAAGTCGCGCAGCTGGATCGTTTTCATTCCGCTGGTGGCCTTCCTCGTCCTGTCGGGCCTGTTCCTGGCACAACTGATGTCGGGCCGGGACACCTCCACCATTCCTTCCGCACTCATCGGCCAAGCCGCGCCGCCGACGGACCTGCCGCCGCTCGAAGGCGCCGGCGTACCGGGATTCACTAATGCCGACCTCGCGAGCGAGGTGACGCTGGTCAACGTCTGGGCTTCGTGGTGCGCACCCTGCCGGCAGGAGCACCCGCTGCTGATGCAGCTGGCAGGGGACGACCGCTTCCGCATCGTCGGGCTGAACTACAAGGACGACCCGGCCAACGCCCGCCGCTTCCTCGGCGAACTCGGCAGCCCCTACGACGCGATCGGGGTGGACGGGAATGGCCGAACGGCGATCAACTGGGGCGTCTACGGCGTACCGGAAACCTTCCTGGTCGGCCGCGATGGCACCATCCTGTGGAAGCATGTCGGCCCGTTCACGGCGGAAAGCGTGGAGAGCGAGCTGATGCCGCAGATCGAGAAGGCGCTGGCGGAGCCAACGCCGGGAGCCTGA
- a CDS encoding ACT domain-containing protein, translating to MPGETDLQTLLASMRPRLDDRVFVFASVKRGQPLPQDAGILMRFFEREGTTLVLPIEDATLLGIECTFPCRMITLDIHSSLEAVGFLAAILPRLAAAGIGVNPVSAFHHDHLFVPSDRAEDALAILKDIASEAQAGSIGRGPVASN from the coding sequence ATGCCGGGCGAGACGGACCTGCAAACGCTTCTCGCCTCGATGCGCCCCCGCCTCGACGACCGGGTGTTCGTCTTCGCCAGCGTGAAACGTGGTCAGCCGCTGCCGCAGGACGCCGGCATCCTCATGCGCTTTTTCGAGCGAGAGGGAACGACCCTCGTCCTGCCGATTGAGGATGCGACCCTCCTCGGCATCGAATGCACGTTCCCCTGCCGGATGATCACGCTCGACATCCACTCCTCGCTGGAGGCGGTCGGGTTCCTCGCCGCGATCCTGCCGCGCCTGGCCGCTGCCGGCATCGGCGTCAATCCGGTCTCGGCCTTCCATCACGACCACCTCTTCGTACCGTCCGACAGGGCCGAGGATGCGCTGGCGATCCTGAAGGACATCGCCTCCGAAGCGCAAGCCGGGTCGATCGGCCGCGGACCCGTCGCATCGAATTGA
- a CDS encoding heme ABC transporter permease, with protein MSQTTLATSRWTDLANPTRFVALANAVVPWLAGLTAIVLAVGLWLAFTAPEDYQQGITVRIMYIHVPFAWLAMMCYSIMAISAIGTLVWRHPLADVALKAAAPIGAVFTALSLITGSIWGKPMWGTWWVWDARLTSVFVLFLMYLGLIALTRALDDPSRSARAAAIVTLVGFVNIPIIKFSVDWWNTLHQPASVMRLDGPTIHPSLLWPLLTMALGFTLLFFTLHLMAIRTEIWRRRVAAMRRVSARRADRKAD; from the coding sequence ATGAGCCAGACCACGCTTGCAACCTCACGCTGGACCGATCTGGCGAATCCCACGCGGTTCGTCGCGCTGGCCAATGCCGTCGTGCCCTGGCTCGCGGGCCTTACGGCGATCGTGCTGGCGGTCGGATTGTGGCTCGCGTTTACCGCGCCCGAGGACTACCAGCAGGGCATCACCGTGCGCATCATGTACATCCACGTGCCCTTCGCGTGGCTCGCCATGATGTGCTACTCGATCATGGCGATCTCGGCCATCGGGACGCTGGTCTGGCGCCATCCGCTGGCCGACGTCGCGCTGAAGGCTGCGGCACCCATCGGCGCAGTGTTCACCGCGCTGTCGCTGATCACCGGCTCCATCTGGGGCAAGCCCATGTGGGGCACCTGGTGGGTCTGGGACGCGCGGCTAACCTCCGTGTTCGTGCTCTTCCTGATGTATCTCGGCCTGATCGCGCTCACACGCGCGCTCGACGATCCGAGCCGCTCCGCGCGCGCGGCGGCTATCGTCACGCTGGTCGGCTTCGTCAACATTCCGATCATCAAGTTCTCGGTCGACTGGTGGAACACGCTACACCAGCCGGCCTCGGTGATGCGTCTCGACGGACCGACGATCCATCCGAGCCTGCTCTGGCCGCTGCTTACGATGGCGCTGGGTTTCACGCTGCTCTTCTTCACGCTGCACCTGATGGCGATCCGCACCGAGATCTGGCGCCGTCGGGTGGCCGCCATGCGCCGCGTCAGCGCCCGCCGCGCCGACCGCAAGGCGGACTGA